One Pseudomonas fluorescens genomic region harbors:
- a CDS encoding PA3496 family putative envelope integrity protein, with translation MSDKEQLDVDDEFIATETDDAEPRVEAAKTNLSKRRTIDNLLEERRLQKQLADYDFDL, from the coding sequence ATGAGCGACAAAGAGCAATTGGACGTAGATGACGAATTTATTGCTACTGAGACCGATGACGCCGAACCGCGGGTCGAAGCCGCCAAGACCAATTTGAGCAAGCGCCGCACCATTGACAACCTGCTTGAAGAGCGCCGACTGCAGAAGCAATTGGCTGATTACGATTTTGATCTTTGA